One Mycoavidus sp. B2-EB genomic region harbors:
- the dnaN gene encoding DNA polymerase III subunit beta, translating to MQLVKTERDQLLRPLQAVSGVVKRRNNTTLPILTNLLITKQGSEVSFLSTDLELQITTRADLSSGQEQAATTVAALKLVDILRAMPAGEVSLSLSDKRLTVHSGKSRFALQTLAASEFPTITQSQPFEASVTISQKAFRQLLGYVHFAMAQQDIRYYLNGMLLIIDGQQLMAVATDGHRLAFASTSVDSSCARQEVIIPRKTILELQRLLEDSDETLCIDLAPTQARFTFSQIELISKLVEGKFPDFQRVIPKGYTHHFTIGRDEFQQALMRAAILTSDKFKGVRCLIAPGQLKITSSNAEQEEAQEELEIAYDGVSADIGFNVTYLLDVLSNVKADTLQFSLENSNSSVLLTIPGNEDFKYVVMPMRI from the coding sequence ATGCAATTGGTTAAAACCGAACGAGATCAGCTTTTGCGCCCACTGCAAGCGGTCAGCGGCGTAGTTAAACGTCGCAATAATACGACTCTGCCCATTTTGACTAATCTCCTGATTACTAAACAGGGTTCCGAGGTTTCATTTTTGTCTACGGATCTTGAGTTACAGATCACCACCCGCGCCGATTTAAGTTCTGGCCAAGAGCAAGCCGCTACCACGGTCGCGGCGCTTAAATTGGTTGACATCCTGCGCGCCATGCCTGCGGGAGAAGTCAGCTTAAGCCTCTCTGACAAACGCTTAACCGTACACTCCGGCAAAAGCCGTTTTGCGCTGCAAACACTTGCCGCAAGCGAGTTCCCAACGATTACGCAAAGCCAGCCGTTTGAGGCAAGCGTCACGATTAGCCAAAAAGCCTTTCGGCAATTGCTCGGCTATGTACACTTCGCGATGGCCCAACAAGACATCCGTTATTATTTAAACGGAATGTTGCTCATCATTGATGGTCAGCAACTGATGGCCGTGGCGACCGACGGCCATCGCCTAGCGTTTGCTTCAACTTCAGTGGATAGCTCATGCGCGCGGCAAGAAGTCATTATTCCACGCAAAACCATTCTCGAGTTACAGCGTTTACTTGAAGATAGCGACGAAACGCTTTGTATCGATCTTGCCCCAACCCAGGCGCGCTTTACTTTTAGTCAAATTGAGTTGATTTCTAAATTGGTTGAGGGTAAATTCCCCGATTTCCAGCGTGTCATTCCCAAAGGCTATACCCATCACTTCACCATCGGCCGCGACGAATTCCAACAGGCATTGATGCGCGCCGCTATTTTGACCTCGGACAAATTTAAAGGCGTGCGTTGCCTCATTGCGCCGGGCCAACTAAAAATCACTTCAAGCAATGCAGAGCAAGAAGAAGCTCAAGAAGAGCTGGAAATCGCCTATGATGGCGTCTCTGCGGATATCGGGTTTAACGTCACCTATTTGCTTGACGTACTCTCCAATGTGAAAGCGGATACGCTGCAATTTAGCTTGGAAAACTCGAACTCTAGTGTGCTTCTCACCATTCCAGGCAATGAAGATTTCAAATATGTCGTCATGCCCATGCGAATTTAA